CCATTTATGGTCTTGCCCCTCCACTCTTTCTCCTCCATCACAGGCAGACTTTCCTTCTATTGTGCAACCTcttctcccttcatctctctcttcccaaGTCCTAGCTAGTTACCAGTCTCTCATCTCttatttacacacacactctcttttgTGTTCTCTATTCATTTcgtatataaatgaaataatttctaatcACAACTTAATGTAAAATGATGCTGATATAAAAGAATTAAGTGAAGCATGATCCACTAAGGAGCCAGGATAGCCGTACTAAGCTCTCCAAAGGGCAGAGTGGTCTCCAAAATAAACCTGTTCTTATTCCCCCTATTAAACCTGATTAAGTGCCATCATTTAAGACTAAGAACAAAAAACGATATTTAATTTCTTgggttttttaatgtattgtaatAGTATTAATTTCTGTTATTCTATGGCAACTTATGGAGTTTTGGTCCTTATCACAGACCCTTAGATGCCTGCATATAGCTGTGCATGTACCAggtattcagcaaatgtttattaggCGACTTATGAGTTACATAGACTTTATGGGCTACCAGGGAATGTAACTACAATTTATATGGCACCACTCCTCTGAAAATGTATTCCTCAGTTAAAACAAATGACACCACTCCTTTGTAGACTGGAGTATCTGCCTAGCTATATAATATCTCGGGAACCGGAATTCCTTCCTGCTTTTGTACTTGTCTTGCGTATCAAACACAAACGTCACCCTGTGAATAGGACATTGGATCAACAAATTTCCTATCGAGTGGATGGATGATCACCAGCAGCCCCCCCTCACCATCCTCTCAGAATACCATATACCATTGCCTTAACATACCGAAAATCGGCCAGCTCTCCACTCTCaaatattcctcttttttttttttttttaagattttatttgtcagagagagagtgtacaagcaggggtagtggtagacagagggaaaagcaagctccccactgtccaaggagctggatgtgggacttgaaccaagacctgaaccaaaggcagacacttacctgactgagccatctaggtgtcccTATTCCTGACTCTTTAAACTCTTTCCAAGACACCACAGGCTCCAATAAAATCTCAcatcccctcctttcttcctctgtaccCTTGCCTGTATTTCAGTAGATCATTACAGTTCTTTAAATTAGATTAAGACACAGGGTTAATCCAGCCCCTtggaacaatattttttttttaaagtcctgatttctAAGTTGCCTTTGCAAATCATGACCAAGAGAACaaagaatggggcacctgggtggctcagttgttaagtgtctgccttcagctcaggtcatgatcccagagtcctaggatggagccccatgtcggactccgTGCTctgtgggggtctgcttctccttcttcctctgcttgcagctccccatgctgtgctctctctcttcgtcaaataaataaataaaatattttaaaagagagagagagagagaacaaagaataGACAAGCCAcatatttgttaaagatttatagAGGTGATTACTTAATACTTAAAACAGTCTTCTGTCAAGTGCCTTTTACCATGACTGTTCCATATATGGAAAATGGGAATCATTCCAACTTCAAAAGCTTGCTATAATCAGCATCATCCTTAGATCCAGAACTTTAGAAGGCTCCATGCCTTTCGGCCCAGCCCTAGCCTTCCTCTGGCTGTACCCCTCCCTATGGCACAGAATGTTTGTGGGTATAAGGGGATCTATCTATCAAGAGCCCATGTTCCCCAGTCTCCCACCCCAGCCTGATGTTGGACTGAAGAAATCCTTGACAAAATGGCACTGACCCCAGTACTAGGGCCTTCGTGGGGGCCTCTTCCTCAGGTCCATCCTCCCGGGGTTGACACTGCTTCTAAGCTAGTATATACCTCTAGCTCAAAGGGGTGGCCAAGTGGTGGCTCTTTGCTGGAAGCAGAGGTAAAAGGCATAATGGAGCTTGAACCTAGGGCCCGGGTACCCTTATATTCAAGACACTTCATCATTTGAGATGGAATTGGGGGCAGGAAGAAAGCCGTAAGAGATGCTGAGGTCAAAGGCTACCAGCTAGCTCTTTCTGAACTACCATATCCCAATACAGAATTAGGATAGTTGAAGAAGTCTAAATTTGAACGTGGTCTTCCAAGTTGTCATGAAGGTATTTTGTCAAGGTAGAAGgatgaaacacattttatttctttgcagcttatttgcttaatttataaattaagctagTTAGACTGACGGAATGTGGGCTCTCACTATACTCTAGCCCTAAGACCTGCAAATGGTAAGGGTGGGCCTGACTGTCAGGACAAATGCATAGTGTTCAAGAAAGTTAATTCAATACTTCCACCACCATCCATACCTTTGCTCTTACTATTCCTTGGGCCTCCCCATCTCTGCATGTCCTTTAAGGCCTATTTCTGTAATATAACATAACATGGTCTCTTGTGTCCCTTCTCTGCTCCCAGCCCTACTTCCCTGTTCAGCTGGAATcaatctcttcctcctctgaatttacaaataattcttacttttttttttaacaaataattctTTCTTAACCTCTTTTATAACCAAGAGTTACTTTTCATCTTATAGTCATTTATGTCCATGCCTTATCTCCCCTCTAGTCAATATTCCTGGATGACTTGTTTCTGATCCATCCTTGTTCCCTGCAACTACCTTGCCCAtataggtactcagtaaatattattgAGTGTTATCAATCTGAGAAAAAGTGAATTTCTAAACAGCCAAAAAGACTACAATGAAACTCAGTCATTTACTTTTATACCtccttttgaaaatacaaaataaaatccatagtAAACAGTTAtgtcaacagaataaaaatttttatttgaatttgagtGACTTAAACTTcatcagaaatcaataaaatgggactcagttggttaagcatcagactcttgatttaggctcaggtcgaATGAGCAGTGTCGagctgggcgtggagtctgcttaagattctttctccctttcctcttccctgcctcctgttctcttaaaaaaaaaaaaaattaacatatcaaATGGTGCCATTTCAGGCAAGGAAAAGGAAGTAGGAGGCGCACAACTTTGGCTGTATTTAGCCAAAGGGGTACCTCAGAGCCTTTATATCTCTAACAAAATGTTACTGGAGGTAGAGTATTCCCAGGGACATTTCTCCAATGTACATTATCAGACAGAGTCCCtgctaaagcaaaaaaaaaaaaaaaaaaaactttcagaaaagaCCTCACCATTCCTTtgataaaatattgtatttaactCTAAATATGGTTAAGTTGAAGAACATTAGTAACtaatgaaggaaagaaacaatatCTGATTTCAGCTTAGAATTTCCTTTACCCTCCTTCCTACTGACATAGTCAATCAGCCCTTATTCTACTAGGTAACATTAATGATGATAAACTCTTATGTTCATGTTCTAGTTTCCTAAATGCGTTGAGAAAAACAAGCCTATATTCTACCCAAAACCTCCTAAAACCTTCGCTCCTAACACTACTTTAAATTCGTGGGACCCTATTAGCTCTCTAAGAGAAGCCAACATACAAAGAAATCTTGAGAGGTCCCATTGGATCACTTCGTACACTCATGATTTTACAGGTATGGGTTTACTTTAATccaagtaaaaataacaaaattagaatatttgAGAAATGTTGTTATATCTTATATACTGAcagatttaaaacataaataaatgatatcttcTTATATCTATATAGCTTATATCTTCTAGTGTTTTTCCCTGTTTCTTAATCAAAGTACTAAAAGAAGTTAGGGTGGGTGGTAAGCTTCTCTTAGTGAGAAACTGGGaggtaaaattcattttatttgttttaattatattacAAAGGGAAATGGGTAAGTTTTTCTATAAAAGGTCATTTAAGTGTCATCTTTCATTTACTCTAACAATGTAATAAGATGTGATGTTTTCATTAAGGTCTGGGGCCCATGAACCCCCTTGAACTGGATGATTACCATGAAAAGGAGGTAGCAGAGTTAACTGGACAGATAGGATTTGACCCAGAGCCTGTAAGTAATTGCAGTCAACTCTCAGTTATTTAGGGTGAAAGTATCCAGGTGTTAGGCTCCTACCACTTTTTCTTTACTTCATGAGTCGTGGTGACGAAGTTAGCAAAGGGAAAATTTAACTCATCTTAGAAGTTAATTCTGAATTGAGTTGAACCAGTTTGAATACCCTTGTCCACTATTTCAAAAACAGGCAAGGTTTCTTTTCCTATTCACAGCGCtggtgttttatgttttctttttttaaacagattttctaCTATACTATTCTTCTAAAATTTACAAAGGAGTCAGTTTACAAATGCTTACCCTTTAATGCGATTCTTAATAAATTCCATGcatctttatatatttgtgtatcttGTACAGTATCACTGCTTTTGAAGAGATAGGGCCTCTTCCTAATACCCACAATAATTAGTTTGCTGAATTAAAATTGAAAGCAATAAATTCTCTGCCAATattaatacagattttttaatcAGTTATGTGAAATGACCTGAAAGAAATGATCAAGCCCTTAGTAACAGAAATTATCATCTGTTGATTTACTTGAAATATAATGATGTAATAGTATACACATATGTTGTTTTATTTAGGGCCTATATTTTATCCTATAAAActacaaagtttttaaaacaaaattagtattttcaaagatataaactgtggaaagatccataaaaagtaattataagaTATTTCAGTATGAACTCTTTTTAgactgaactcatttattttacattagcTTCAGTTATTTCCCAAGGTGATAAAACTGAAACACCTGAAGTGGTTACACAAACTGTGCTTTATCATTCACCGAAGGGTTTTCTCCTTTATGTTACACTTGCAGCAAATATTCTCTAATACTAGAAAACACTATACATACACTGACATTGTCAAGCATGTTTAGCAGCTGTCCAGATTTCCACAGATTTGACCCTATAGGAAAGCAGCTTTATCATGTTTAccaaaaaatacacatataattaTACAAAGGATGGTTGTCAAGTGTATTATATGCAAAATTATTCTGCAATAAATCATCaactaaatttttattaataagataaaatatgcCTAAAATAGTTAGTTTAAAAGTAAGTTTTAGTGAGTCTTGCTGGTTTCTAAAAGACAACACTCTGGGAATGCATGTTGTAGTGGTACAAAGTGTTAGAATATTTTGTTGTAGTAGAATGAAATACAGATACTAAAACTGCTTTTTGCATAAAAGGACACTGTAAATTGGATATGATACAACTTAGATTTTTACCTTATCAAAATTTAACACAgtatttcaaagagctggagtttcttttttcttcatagtatCTACTCAAACCTGATTGCCTAAAGGTTATAACAGATCTGTTAATAACATGGAAATTCCTCCAACTCCAAGCAAATTAGGATCCAAGAAGACACTCCtaaatccattttgttttctaaatccaAAATATAGTTTGTCACCATTCTCGTTTGTATTATCTCTGCTATCAATTCCATCCTCaccatccatccattctttttttttttttttttaagattttatttatttatttgacagagagaaatcacaagtagacggagaggcaggcagagagagaggaagggaagcaggctccctgctgagcagagagcccgatgcggaactcgatcccaggaccctgagatcacgacctgagccaaaggcaacggcttaacccactgagccacccaggcgcccccatccattctttttaaatttttcttcaatatactgtcattaaaattttcaaacatatggAAAGTTGAAATAATTTTGCAGTTAACATTGATCTACCCACCATCTAGATTCTACCATTAGCATTTTACCATACTTCTTTTATCACATAATCTACCCATCTTTCTATCCCTCCAACCATCCATCAATACACTTTATTATGTTTTACACATGTCAGAGTAAATTGCAGACAACAGGCTACTTCAGCTTTAAATATTCAGCATGCATACAATTAAACAGCTCAATTTgttgcagtttttcttttaaggcaAGTACACATTCAATGAAATTGCACAAATTTTAAGCATACATTCTATGAGTTCTGACAAATGCACATATTTTTGTAACCCAACCACTTACGGATATAATGAACATTACTATCATCCCAGGAAGTTTCCACCTGCCCCTTCTTCATCaactcctccctcttcctcctgtccCCCCACCACAGACATCTATGAATAACCTTTTAAATACCCACACTACTTTTGCAGTTACCAGACAGACTTCACAATATTTGTAAAACATCTCAAAAAGCACAGACATGACAAGCTCCCCACAGATGGGTGTTTTTCTAAGCACAGCACATCACTGGCCTCAGCATTCACCCAAGATGCTTGTTAAAAAAGCAGATTCCTGAGCCCTACTGCAGAACCTCTGAATCACAATCTCAGAGGATCAAGCTTAGGAATCTCATTTTTCTCCCAGCTCTAAAGCTGATTCTGATTCAACCAAGGTTTAAGAACGGCTGGGCTGGCCAAATAAAGAAAGCTttcactgagattttaaaaactgcacATAACTGTTACCATCATCTGTTCAGGATGGCAGAAGTCTTGCTCCTGAGATCCCTTCAATATCTCtaaaagtttgaaagaaaagaCTTCCTACAAAGAGGAGTTTTTCTATAGCCAAGTAAAAATATCTATCCCCTTTCCATATgagtagaagagaaaaacatgtgTTTACTATGGCATAAATATCaatgtctataaataaataaataaacattgcaATATGCACTCCTACACCCATCCCGTGTTTACTCAGTGAAAATGGGTACGAATTTGACCTGCCACTTGTAGTGATAAACTTACAATGCCAGATTTATTAActgatttcctcctttttatccCACCACTACAGCAAGAAAAATTCCATCCTGTTTTAAAACCTCCAAGGCCCTTGGAAGGACGAATTGCTCGACTGATTCAGAACCGACGTCCTCTAGAGGCTACTGTCCAGCAAAAACCACCTTCCTGTCCAGATTGTACCCCTAGAGTTTTGTGTACTTTTCATACCTTTATACCCAGTTCTACAGAAATGATGGCACTTCGTGATAACACACTGCCGGGAGCCACCCATAAAAAACAGGAAATTGAAGACAAGATTAAGCAAGAACAACTGCTATCTGCCTATGCATCCCCACCTAGTTGCCCAACAAAAGATCTGGCTAACATTTGTGAcataaaaacatttccaaaaatcaCAGATACTAAAAAGATAGAAGATTTGTACTGGAGACAGCTGGCATTAAAACCCCAACATATACCTTACTGTAACCCAAACCATTATATTCCATATGAGCGGTTTAAATCTGTCATACGTGACCAGTGTAGTATGTGTCAAAACTCTGTTAGCCTTAATAAGCCTAGTATTTTAGAAAGTAAACCAGACTTGGAAGCTTtagatttagaacattttttaagtaAGCGAGAAGAACAGTTGTCCTTGGACATAGAAAACGATGAAGAAACAAGACCTATTCTGGGTTGGATTCCTAGAGCTGGAGTGGCCAAGCCTCAGACTGACCTGCTGGAGCTTaagaataatttttcaaaaactggTGCACAAAAACGTTTCCATAAATCAATTCTACAAGACCATAAAGATCTCAGGGATAAGGAGCATTCAGGGATGAAACACCAATTCTATGGCCATAATTCCTATTATTTCTACAATTGAGATATTCATCCCTTCCTTTGAAACCCAGCTTCTTGCAAGGAAAGTAAAACTATAACAGTTCTTCATGTTGTTGGattctgttttctagaagagCCATAATGATCTTGCTAATGAAGTTTATGTTTTCAGGAATTTAAGTTAGGATCTGGTCAGAGGAACCCAGAAAAGGAGGTGTTCTTAATTCTTGAAAAGTTTaacaatttcaataaaatattagaatgagaaaaatttaaagtctttaatctcattttcaaattatactccaaggaaattttccaaaatctTGAAAATCAATGTGTATGACAAAATTTACCTCACTGTTTTACAAAAATGAGTAGTTGAAATTTCTATGCCCAGTAACTGACAGATGTCTATACAACTATAGTACCTTAATAAATGTGAACCCTGTCcccttctgtaaatatttgtacAAAATAACACCAAATACAAAAGACAAAACTCAAATGCCCAGTTAATTGCGAGACAGCTCTATAAATTACATTaacttaataaattaaatatatgggccctggttttttgtttttttttttttaagtaaacatgtGGACAAAATAAGTTGGTAGAAAAAATGAAACCGAAAATGCTTTGCATGCACACATTCAAAGCtagatgtttcttttcctttagctCCCTGACAGAgaaacataattatttcttttatgcagggaaaaaattgattttattatgaaaatctaACAATGGCTTTAATTAGTAACTGGTTAGTTCTAATTGTGGCAAGAAAGGATGGTGTCTTAGTCTATTTGGGCtgctaaaataaaattccataaaCTAGACCTCTTACCAACAAcacttacttctcacagttctagagggtGGAAGTCCAAGGTCATAGCACTGGCAGACTTGGTGTCTGCTTCCTCActgatggccatcttctccctgtaaCCTCACAAGGTGGAAGGGGCAAGGGATCTCTCCAGGGCCTCTTTTGTAAGGGCACTAAACCTATTCATGAAGGATCCACCTTCATGAaataatcacctcccaaaggtcctACCTCCTAATAAACTTTAGGagttaggattttaacatatgaattttagggggacataAACATATACATCATAGCAGACGGCTTGATAGCAATTACTCTAAAGCCATATATTTTTGGAAGGGGTCTACCAAGAGTTTGGCTAACCCTCAAATGCAAGTCAACTCATTTAATGTGCCAAAAGGCTTATTTTAGACATAGTTTATCAAGAAGAGTTCATAAGGAATTTCTAAGGAGTGTTTTgttgagatttcatttatttttta
Above is a genomic segment from Mustela nigripes isolate SB6536 chromosome 4, MUSNIG.SB6536, whole genome shotgun sequence containing:
- the SPMIP4 gene encoding uncharacterized protein C7orf31 homolog, with protein sequence MEVIHGRPYCCRELEGADILSNTFYSNELHTPLQTTVRPTASEDRYQELRESHQQCRHRWGADREYGGIMPISLPEEHRRKCRSPRVMGKGHQHYGFGGETWPRKLPIEQFYYLTQNKKSDIYGNDSLIPKPPNSTVGEICSSYPIEHPYHTHISRGAMFPTFTSPKDLYTGIKGRSQQPFPPTVPTKAYGTTILKTRGNPYRYELLDLPMDSKKKGLTWPGQGVYYDFPKCVEKNKPIFYPKPPKTFAPNTTLNSWDPISSLREANIQRNLERSHWITSYTHDFTGLGPMNPLELDDYHEKEVAELTGQIGFDPEPQEKFHPVLKPPRPLEGRIARLIQNRRPLEATVQQKPPSCPDCTPRVLCTFHTFIPSSTEMMALRDNTLPGATHKKQEIEDKIKQEQLLSAYASPPSCPTKDLANICDIKTFPKITDTKKIEDLYWRQLALKPQHIPYCNPNHYIPYERFKSVIRDQCSMCQNSVSLNKPSILESKPDLEALDLEHFLSKREEQLSLDIENDEETRPILGWIPRAGVAKPQTDLLELKNNFSKTGAQKRFHKSILQDHKDLRDKEHSGMKHQFYGHNSYYFYN